From a region of the Verrucomicrobiales bacterium genome:
- a CDS encoding DUF883 family protein, whose product MNSRYETPAAVRHDAHTLAEEARALLQATADVADEKVAEARKRLESALERGQDVIALVKEQATASVTAADKRVRENPYEAMAIAFGLGAVLSYLITRRG is encoded by the coding sequence ATGAATTCACGTTACGAAACCCCCGCTGCGGTTCGACATGACGCCCATACTTTAGCCGAAGAAGCGAGAGCCCTGCTCCAGGCCACCGCGGATGTGGCCGACGAGAAGGTGGCCGAAGCCCGTAAGCGCCTGGAGAGCGCATTGGAACGAGGTCAAGACGTCATAGCCCTCGTTAAAGAACAAGCCACCGCCAGCGTCACGGCCGCTGACAAGCGCGTTCGGGAGAATCCATACGAAGCCATGGCGATCGCATTCGGATTGGGAGCGGTGCTCAGCTATCTGATTACCCGACGTGGCTAA
- a CDS encoding phage holin family protein → MVESPSIFREIQGLLKRFGRDLLGLGQVRLELFVVEIQEERERWIAAFFLSLLVAAFGLLAGFSLTIAVAVLLWEHSPGYALLILTSVYSLAAFLYYRRLAKMRREWSILPETLGQLQKDRECLERLLK, encoded by the coding sequence ATGGTCGAAAGCCCTTCCATTTTCCGAGAGATCCAGGGTCTGCTCAAGCGGTTCGGACGAGATTTGCTCGGCCTCGGACAGGTCCGGTTGGAGCTCTTCGTGGTGGAAATCCAGGAGGAACGAGAGCGTTGGATCGCAGCGTTTTTTCTCTCTTTGCTGGTGGCCGCGTTTGGCCTTCTGGCTGGCTTTTCGCTCACGATCGCAGTGGCGGTGCTCCTCTGGGAGCATTCCCCGGGGTATGCGCTGCTCATTCTCACTTCGGTCTACTCGCTGGCCGCCTTTCTTTATTATCGGCGATTGGCGAAAATGCGACGCGAGTGGTCCATCCTCCCGGAGACTCTGGGGCAGCTCCAGAAGGACCGCGAATGTTTAGAACGCTTGCTCAAGTGA
- a CDS encoding DUF1328 domain-containing protein, giving the protein MLRWSLIFLIVALAAAFLGFSALAGTAAMIAKVLFGVFLILFLVSLIQRNA; this is encoded by the coding sequence ATGCTACGCTGGTCCTTGATTTTCTTGATCGTCGCCTTGGCTGCCGCCTTCTTGGGCTTCAGCGCTCTGGCCGGAACCGCTGCCATGATTGCGAAGGTCCTCTTTGGTGTGTTTCTGATTCTATTCTTGGTGTCTTTGATTCAGAGAAACGCTTGA
- a CDS encoding sigma-54-dependent Fis family transcriptional regulator: MDFLVIDDDRTFRDATCFVIEDEGHYAEGVASGQGGLARLKEDKFDAALLDLNLGQESGLEVLVEIQKQFPALPVILFTAQGSVKTAVEAMRRGAADYLEKPFLREQLHTVLARVQRFRQLGQQIEKLEREVIETKSQNAEPIFDFTTPLMREVMEVLMRAAPTPASILILGESGTGKSVAARAVHQGSHLADKPFVTISCPSLSKELLESELFGHVKGSFTGALKDHWGKTKAAEGGTLFLDEIGDLPMEIQPKLLRLLQEREYERLGENVTRQANVRVIAATNRDLRKRVAEGAFREDLYFRLNVIAVEMPPLRARQNDLLRFAEHYLKHFSAQCGRTISSFSEDAVARLFAHSWPGNLRELRNAIERAAILSRGEAILPKDLPADLNGSADGSAPGQSPTPAAAGTLISLETLEEQHIRQVLARTRSLVEAAEVLGIDQATLYRKRKKIGLE, translated from the coding sequence ATGGACTTTCTGGTAATCGACGACGATAGAACGTTCCGCGACGCCACCTGTTTTGTCATCGAGGATGAGGGGCACTATGCGGAAGGCGTGGCTTCCGGGCAGGGCGGGCTGGCCCGGCTCAAGGAGGACAAGTTCGATGCGGCGCTGCTGGATCTCAATCTTGGCCAGGAAAGCGGGCTAGAGGTGCTGGTGGAAATCCAGAAGCAATTCCCCGCCCTGCCGGTGATCCTATTCACCGCTCAAGGAAGCGTCAAAACAGCCGTGGAGGCGATGAGGAGAGGCGCGGCCGATTACTTGGAGAAGCCCTTCCTGCGCGAGCAACTGCACACCGTGCTCGCTCGAGTACAGCGGTTTCGGCAGCTCGGCCAGCAGATCGAAAAGCTGGAACGGGAGGTGATCGAGACCAAGTCGCAGAACGCGGAGCCCATCTTCGATTTCACCACGCCCTTGATGCGCGAAGTCATGGAGGTGCTGATGCGGGCCGCGCCGACGCCGGCATCCATCCTGATTCTCGGCGAGAGCGGCACCGGGAAGAGCGTCGCGGCTCGAGCGGTTCATCAAGGCAGCCACCTCGCCGACAAGCCTTTCGTGACCATCAGTTGCCCCAGCCTTTCCAAGGAGCTTCTCGAGAGCGAGCTCTTCGGCCACGTCAAAGGCTCGTTCACGGGAGCGCTCAAAGATCATTGGGGCAAGACCAAGGCGGCGGAGGGAGGCACGTTGTTCCTGGACGAGATCGGCGATCTACCCATGGAGATCCAGCCGAAACTACTTCGCCTGCTGCAGGAGCGAGAGTACGAACGGTTGGGCGAGAACGTTACCCGCCAAGCGAACGTGCGTGTGATCGCCGCAACCAACCGCGACCTGAGGAAACGCGTAGCCGAAGGAGCCTTTCGGGAGGACCTTTACTTCCGTCTGAACGTGATTGCGGTGGAGATGCCGCCGCTGCGCGCCCGCCAGAACGACCTACTCCGTTTCGCCGAGCACTACCTGAAACATTTCTCCGCGCAATGTGGGCGCACGATTTCCAGCTTTTCCGAGGATGCCGTAGCGCGACTGTTTGCGCATTCCTGGCCGGGAAATCTTCGGGAATTGCGCAATGCGATCGAGCGGGCGGCCATTCTTTCGCGGGGAGAAGCGATCCTTCCTAAGGATCTCCCGGCCGACCTCAATGGCTCCGCCGACGGATCTGCCCCAGGGCAGAGCCCAACCCCGGCGGCGGCCGGCACGCTCATTTCTCTGGAGACCCTAGAGGAGCAGCACATTCGCCAGGTTCTGGCTAGGACCCGAAGTTTGGTGGAAGCGGCCGAGGTGCTGGGCATCGATCAAGCCACCCTCTACCGGAAACGCAAGAAGATTGGCTTGGAATAG
- a CDS encoding hybrid sensor histidine kinase/response regulator, with protein MTSNTPVASDPRGENQAPATILVVDDQPANIQVVGGVLGKLGHEIIPAQDGTTALKRLALRPPDLILLDFLMPEMDGCEVCVQIRKNPDLSDIPVIFLSAADDKDFIVRALEAGGVDYVTKPFHHAELVSRVNTQLALKRARDRLRWLAEDKDELLGILAHDLKNHLGGMQMSAQLLGQAIVGGRGSEVRASQLAENISHTSGQLLAFVKELLANAATDHAMVLKPRTLSLADAAVVAVRQYGEAAHRKQLQVHTAIAPTGTDVMADPTAVNQVLDNLLSNALKFSQPGREIFVTVTPAESYVECTVRDQGPGFTPEDRARMFKRYGRLSARPTSGEPSTGLGLSIVKKLVNAMDGELICESTFGQGTTFVVRLPKPKLS; from the coding sequence ATGACTTCAAACACACCAGTTGCATCAGATCCCCGAGGGGAAAACCAAGCTCCGGCGACGATACTCGTCGTGGATGATCAACCCGCCAATATCCAGGTGGTGGGCGGAGTGCTCGGCAAGCTCGGCCATGAGATCATCCCCGCACAGGACGGAACCACCGCATTAAAGCGGTTAGCCCTGCGCCCGCCGGACTTAATCCTCTTGGATTTCCTCATGCCGGAGATGGATGGCTGTGAGGTCTGCGTGCAGATCCGGAAGAATCCTGACCTGAGCGACATTCCGGTCATTTTCCTCTCGGCCGCTGATGACAAGGACTTCATCGTCCGTGCCCTGGAGGCAGGCGGTGTCGACTATGTCACCAAGCCATTCCACCACGCGGAATTGGTTTCACGCGTCAACACTCAGCTCGCCCTGAAACGAGCGCGGGACCGACTACGCTGGCTGGCGGAAGACAAGGATGAGCTGCTCGGCATTCTCGCTCACGATCTTAAGAACCATTTGGGCGGGATGCAGATGAGCGCCCAACTGCTGGGCCAGGCCATTGTCGGCGGCCGAGGCTCGGAAGTTCGGGCGAGCCAGCTCGCCGAGAACATCAGCCATACGAGCGGCCAGCTCCTGGCGTTCGTGAAGGAGTTATTGGCCAACGCGGCCACAGATCATGCCATGGTCCTCAAGCCGAGAACGCTGAGCCTGGCCGACGCTGCGGTGGTTGCGGTGCGCCAGTACGGCGAAGCCGCCCACCGAAAGCAGCTCCAGGTCCATACCGCCATCGCTCCGACCGGGACCGATGTCATGGCCGATCCCACGGCAGTAAACCAGGTCTTGGACAACCTGCTGTCGAACGCGTTGAAATTCTCGCAACCGGGACGGGAGATCTTTGTGACGGTTACGCCGGCTGAGAGCTACGTCGAGTGCACTGTGCGAGACCAGGGGCCGGGTTTCACGCCCGAGGACCGGGCGCGGATGTTCAAGCGATATGGACGACTTTCAGCGCGACCCACGAGCGGCGAACCGTCCACCGGCCTAGGATTGAGCATTGTAAAGAAGCTGGTCAACGCCATGGACGGGGAGTTGATCTGCGAGAGCACTTTCGGCCAAGGGACCACATTCGTCGTTCGCCTTCCCAAACCAAAGCTTAGCTAA
- a CDS encoding CHASE3 domain-containing protein: protein MQVRSEGATPARCRRRPALPESAQLLTSTNKPLKRKNQIYRSVVVVWLTLSLVSVVLAAATWKELSRRLEANRVMVTTARRVDELLKLMLDIETAQRGFTITGDDQFLAPMGNAEKEVPALLANLRDLARDRPRLLEEIGKLQRQVDLCMASHQEVLESRRNQGLLPAAKLVASREGLLRMDALRQQIDAIQNLSPERAEIGENDTKGQLLRAGLTSLSAGVVGIGAGVYAFWLARIMLGHKERERQLVEARLQAERSSREKSAFLANMSHEIRTPMNAILGFCELLASELKHPRQLQYLHAMRSSADSLLQLMNDILDMSKIEAGVLELRPEPTDPKEICDFLQTVFSEPASKKSIKLECHISEELPRALLIDRVRLRQVLINLVGNAVKFTDRGKVAVQVRGLNLDDRSNITLVIEVIDTGVGIPEHRLDAIFQPFVQAGTHREKETSGTGLGLSIVQRLTEKMGGSVRATSVLGQGSTFRLEFRDVPVSARASSSDPSEASPSLNFDALQPSTIMVVDDNETNRHLVQGIFAGSRHRLVLASDGRDALLKARLERPDVILLDLRMPVMDGRETLPELRKIPGMESIPIIAVTASSLLNDEQELKRMFTGYIRKPFTRQGLFEELAKFIPASPDSSGAAVVSPLPTGRPSPGNAAPELIAILEQMEREVWPEVRATGAFGESRRFAGALMELATVWHCPYLQSYGLELARHADSYALVELEQSLAAFTSVISALKGHRTS, encoded by the coding sequence ATGCAGGTGCGCTCCGAAGGGGCCACGCCAGCGCGGTGCCGACGCCGCCCTGCTCTGCCTGAATCGGCACAACTGTTAACGAGCACGAACAAGCCTCTGAAGCGCAAGAACCAGATCTACCGGTCGGTGGTCGTCGTGTGGCTCACGCTTTCCTTAGTCAGCGTGGTGCTGGCAGCCGCGACGTGGAAGGAACTCTCGCGCCGCCTCGAGGCGAACCGGGTGATGGTCACCACCGCGCGGCGTGTCGACGAGCTGCTCAAGCTGATGCTCGACATCGAAACCGCACAGCGTGGTTTCACCATCACGGGCGATGACCAGTTTCTCGCGCCCATGGGTAACGCCGAAAAGGAAGTGCCAGCCCTCCTTGCCAATCTCAGGGACCTGGCGCGCGACCGCCCCCGTTTGCTCGAGGAAATCGGGAAGTTGCAACGGCAAGTGGACCTATGCATGGCTTCCCATCAGGAGGTTCTGGAGAGTCGAAGGAACCAAGGTCTCCTGCCCGCGGCGAAGCTGGTGGCGTCGCGTGAAGGCCTGCTCCGCATGGACGCGCTGCGACAGCAGATCGACGCCATACAAAACCTGAGCCCCGAGCGTGCAGAGATCGGGGAAAATGATACCAAAGGTCAGCTCTTGCGCGCCGGGTTGACCAGCCTCAGTGCAGGCGTGGTCGGAATCGGCGCGGGCGTGTACGCCTTCTGGCTGGCCAGAATCATGTTGGGGCACAAGGAACGCGAAAGGCAATTGGTCGAAGCGCGTTTGCAGGCTGAGCGGAGCAGCCGCGAAAAATCGGCCTTCCTGGCTAACATGAGCCATGAAATCCGCACGCCGATGAATGCGATCCTGGGGTTTTGTGAACTGCTGGCCAGCGAACTGAAGCATCCTCGCCAGCTCCAGTATCTACACGCCATGCGAAGCAGCGCCGACTCTTTGCTCCAGCTCATGAATGACATTCTGGACATGTCCAAGATCGAAGCAGGAGTGCTGGAGCTGCGCCCGGAGCCAACCGATCCCAAGGAGATCTGCGATTTTCTGCAGACTGTGTTTTCAGAGCCCGCGTCGAAAAAGTCGATCAAGCTGGAATGCCACATCTCCGAGGAACTCCCCCGGGCGCTGCTCATTGACCGCGTACGACTGAGACAAGTATTGATCAATCTCGTCGGAAACGCCGTCAAGTTCACGGATCGGGGGAAGGTCGCGGTGCAGGTGCGGGGCCTCAACCTGGATGATCGGAGCAACATCACTCTGGTGATTGAGGTGATCGACACGGGTGTTGGGATCCCCGAACACCGCCTCGATGCCATTTTCCAACCCTTCGTGCAGGCGGGCACACATCGGGAAAAAGAGACCTCAGGCACCGGGCTCGGCCTCTCGATCGTGCAGCGCCTGACCGAGAAGATGGGGGGCTCCGTCAGAGCCACCAGCGTCCTCGGACAGGGTTCGACGTTCCGATTGGAGTTTCGCGACGTGCCCGTCTCGGCTCGCGCCAGCTCCTCGGACCCCTCGGAAGCCAGTCCGTCGCTGAACTTTGACGCGTTGCAGCCTTCGACAATCATGGTCGTGGACGACAACGAGACCAACCGTCACCTGGTCCAGGGGATCTTCGCCGGCTCCCGCCACCGCCTCGTGCTGGCATCGGACGGCAGAGATGCTCTCCTCAAGGCGCGGCTCGAGCGTCCCGACGTCATCCTGCTCGATCTGCGGATGCCCGTGATGGACGGCAGGGAGACCTTGCCGGAACTCCGCAAGATCCCCGGCATGGAATCCATCCCCATAATAGCCGTGACCGCGTCCAGCCTCTTGAATGACGAGCAGGAACTCAAGCGCATGTTTACGGGTTACATTCGCAAGCCGTTTACCCGCCAAGGCCTTTTTGAGGAACTCGCCAAATTCATTCCTGCCTCCCCCGATTCTAGCGGTGCTGCGGTTGTCAGCCCGCTTCCCACAGGACGACCATCGCCCGGGAATGCCGCACCGGAGCTGATTGCCATACTCGAGCAGATGGAACGAGAAGTCTGGCCCGAGGTTCGAGCGACCGGCGCATTTGGCGAAAGCCGGCGTTTCGCCGGGGCTCTAATGGAGCTCGCCACAGTATGGCATTGCCCCTATCTTCAATCCTACGGCCTTGAGCTAGCTCGACACGCGGACTCCTACGCGCTAGTAGAGCTTGAGCAAAGCTTGGCGGCATTCACTTCCGTCATCAGCGCTTTGAAAGGCCACCGAACCTCATGA
- a CDS encoding lmo0937 family membrane protein: MLYTLALILIIAWLLGLVSSYTMGGFIHILLVVAIVVVLVRVIQGKKVN, encoded by the coding sequence ATGCTCTATACTCTAGCTCTCATCCTGATTATTGCTTGGCTTCTAGGTCTGGTTTCCTCCTACACGATGGGTGGCTTTATCCACATCCTCCTGGTCGTGGCTATCGTCGTTGTGCTCGTGCGAGTGATTCAAGGCAAGAAGGTCAATTAA
- a CDS encoding DUF3185 family protein has product MNKNLGLVLIICGIVVTILGVSASESFSSELSRFFTGSPTEKSIWLLLLGVALTSVGAVLRLGKA; this is encoded by the coding sequence ATGAACAAGAACCTCGGCCTCGTCCTGATCATTTGTGGAATCGTTGTCACCATTCTTGGTGTGAGCGCCTCCGAATCCTTCAGTTCCGAGCTTTCTCGATTCTTTACCGGCAGCCCTACCGAGAAGTCGATCTGGCTGTTGCTGCTCGGGGTCGCCCTGACGTCCGTCGGGGCCGTCTTGAGACTCGGAAAAGCATGA
- a CDS encoding DUF892 family protein: protein MKTPTLTLTEAPSTPKPPGTQKPRAKRRKKSKPRTRKAPSSPLQRIFLSELADVLHAEKQQVKALPLLARAVHEPALKQAINDHAKATREHVKRDQQIFKLLGKPAPHRPCVGMRGIIGEARKSLQGAPSASKDALIVASAQKAEHYEIATYGTLLAWAKTLQQDKITQLLETTLREEESTDALLTRISEARLNQDAADNKTNKLKPQQRTDMPRDNEPVWDNAPQHRHSTSEQGEYERERHPDEWREGNGRRYFPEDDEDIDSPRSSSGGRHRDEDREGQDRDYERYSDRDRPTFRTEYDDSRRSFPRVEYSNSEREGDWDRGPERERDDHGRSPTRSRSSASREEGDDRYSDHQMNRGSSGWRSSDTSRDRDQYGRFEGQNYGGDSSAYSNDRRSSARSSGSSSDRDRDNQGRYRSENRSSSSSGEGSQRGQTGRSGYSSRSNQDRFQGESRSSADRSYETRRSSDDASRGSSRPGSNRSARNQADQGRYARDRESNSENRSRSSSRSDTRAGERDASRRRTGVITAGDHRSNRDEQGRFRGEAGSSSAGDRGERSYSDEDDDNRTGWNRRSYSSYSESN from the coding sequence GTGAAAACTCCCACTCTAACTCTTACCGAGGCCCCATCCACACCCAAGCCTCCGGGGACCCAGAAGCCCCGGGCCAAGCGCAGGAAGAAATCCAAGCCACGAACTCGAAAAGCTCCCAGTTCCCCACTACAGCGCATTTTTCTGAGTGAGTTGGCCGATGTTCTTCACGCTGAAAAGCAACAGGTCAAAGCTTTGCCCCTGTTGGCTCGAGCTGTTCACGAACCCGCTCTGAAGCAGGCGATCAACGATCACGCGAAAGCGACGCGGGAGCATGTGAAACGCGATCAGCAAATTTTCAAACTCTTGGGCAAGCCAGCCCCCCACCGACCCTGCGTCGGAATGCGCGGAATCATCGGCGAAGCCAGGAAGTCACTCCAAGGTGCCCCTTCGGCCAGCAAGGATGCGCTCATCGTCGCCTCCGCCCAAAAGGCTGAGCATTATGAGATCGCCACTTATGGAACGCTCCTGGCCTGGGCGAAAACTTTGCAGCAGGACAAAATCACGCAGCTCCTCGAGACGACACTTCGCGAGGAGGAGTCCACCGATGCGTTGCTCACCCGGATTTCAGAAGCCCGACTCAACCAAGACGCCGCCGATAACAAAACAAACAAACTCAAACCACAACAAAGGACGGATATGCCACGCGACAATGAGCCTGTATGGGACAATGCCCCACAGCATCGCCACTCAACTTCTGAACAGGGAGAATATGAACGTGAACGGCACCCCGATGAATGGCGTGAAGGTAATGGCCGAAGGTATTTTCCCGAGGACGATGAAGATATAGATTCGCCACGCTCGAGCAGCGGCGGTCGTCATCGTGATGAGGATCGAGAGGGTCAAGATAGAGACTATGAGCGCTACTCTGACCGGGATCGACCCACCTTCCGGACCGAGTACGACGACAGCCGCCGATCATTCCCTCGGGTTGAATATTCTAACTCCGAACGGGAGGGCGACTGGGATCGAGGGCCCGAGCGTGAGCGTGACGATCACGGAAGATCTCCAACCCGCTCTCGCTCCTCAGCGTCCCGCGAGGAAGGCGATGATCGCTATTCGGATCACCAAATGAACCGGGGTTCTTCCGGCTGGAGATCTTCCGACACGAGTCGCGACCGGGATCAATATGGTCGGTTCGAGGGCCAAAACTACGGAGGTGACTCCTCCGCCTACTCCAACGATCGTCGCAGCAGCGCTCGATCCTCCGGATCGTCCTCTGATCGTGACCGGGATAATCAAGGACGGTACCGGAGCGAAAATCGTAGTTCCTCCTCGTCGGGTGAAGGCTCCCAGAGGGGGCAAACAGGCCGCTCGGGATACTCTTCGCGAAGCAACCAGGACCGGTTTCAGGGTGAGTCCCGATCATCGGCCGATCGCAGCTATGAAACCCGACGTTCTTCTGACGATGCCTCTCGTGGCTCCTCACGCCCGGGTTCCAACCGTTCAGCTCGAAATCAGGCCGATCAAGGTCGTTATGCGCGGGATCGCGAATCCAATTCTGAGAACCGCTCGCGCAGTTCCAGCCGCAGCGACACTCGCGCTGGGGAACGCGACGCCTCCCGACGCCGGACCGGAGTGATCACCGCAGGAGACCATCGCTCGAATCGGGATGAGCAAGGCCGTTTTCGGGGCGAGGCTGGATCCTCTTCGGCGGGAGACCGGGGTGAGCGATCCTACTCTGACGAAGACGATGACAATCGGACGGGATGGAATCGCCGATCATACTCCTCTTATTCCGAAAGCAATTGA